In Crassostrea angulata isolate pt1a10 chromosome 4, ASM2561291v2, whole genome shotgun sequence, one genomic interval encodes:
- the LOC128182062 gene encoding uncharacterized protein LOC128182062 isoform X1, whose amino-acid sequence MDLRFHLLVIVVLFRLDVCVPNTLDDLQKDYGEWRLQRSPEYSTAMKFHKYNDKTETFAYNGFDEEFTKSTNLLNGLMNDVVYNQLSPKQKTDYDIFKDTLTTMINGYKWRDYNALNPINFLEGPQIDPSYLQSITPFDTVGDFENYLKRLEDYPKQADEMIERMNKAIEKKHTYHLVSVNRIPGQIDDVLKNAQPTTFPMYLPFKDRLPKSSIDENKKQDLDRKAQAAVSKIIDKYRHLKQYFNQTYFKHLRPNFGVNSWDNGTEFYKACLRWHLSLDITPDEVHEKGRKEVERISSEMKKIMVKLNHQGSVKEFFANVRQNRSFYLQNGQEIIKWYKDRIKNKIEPQLPKFFKDLPNLPVDVQPNPIDGIDGQYLAGPPDGSRPGTFQVNVFHPEKSVTIDFMALLLHETIPGHHLQGSVQSTNVGPAYRRYNLDDKYFQPPFLPPFYTAYLEGWALYAESLGEEMGLYEDDYELMGRYGSEIFRACRLVVDTGLHHFNWTRNRAIEFMLNYTAYSEQSITTEVDRYLTWPGQACGYKIGELKIKELRAKAQKDLGSKFDIKDFHSIILKDGALPLDILTKNVNQWIDETKRASSVTAAPCISKASTNSRHLNLLVGAVTMCFLFKFRVF is encoded by the exons ATGGATTTGAGATTTCATTTACTGGTGATTGTTGTTCTTTTCAGATTAG ATGTATGTGTTCCAAATACCTTGGATGACCTACAGAAAGACTACGGGGAATGGCGTCTCCAGAGGTCTCCCGAGTACTCCACGGCCATGAAGTTTCACAAATACAACGATAAAACGGAGACATTCGCATACAACGGATTCGACGAGGAATTT ACTAAGTCGACTAATTTGCTGAATGGCCTAATGAACGATGTAGTCTACAATCAGCTCTCGCCGAAACAGAAGACGGACTATGACATCTTCAAGGATACATTAACAACCATGATCAACGGATACAAATGGAGAGA TTACAATGCCCTCAATCCAATCAACTTTCTAGAGGGCCCGCAAATCGATCCTTCCTATCTACAGAGTATAACTCCTTTTGACACAGTTGGTGATTTTGAAAACTACTTGAAACGTCTGGAAGATTATCCGAAACAGGCag ACGAGATGATAGAAAGAATGAATAAAGCAATTGAGAAAAAACATACTTACCATTTGGTTTCTGTT aaCAGAATCCCAGGGCAAATTGACGATGTTTTGAAAAATGCACAACCAACCACTTTTCCAATGTACTTACCTTTTAAGGATCGTTTGCCAAAGTCGAGTATTGATGAAAACAAAAA ACAAGATCTAGACAGAAAGGCACAAGCAGCAGTATCTAAAATAATAGACAAGTATAGACATTTAAAACAGTACTTTAATCAA acatattttaaacatctaAGACCAAATTTCGGGGTCAACAGCTGGGATAATGGAACCGAATTTTACAAAGCATGTCTGCGATGGCATTTGTCTCTAGATATAACACCAGATGAGGTTCATGAAAAAGGTCGCAAGGAAGTAGAAAGAATCTCATCGGAAATGAAAAAG ATTATGGTGAAACTTAACCACCAAGGCTCAGTTAAGGAATTTTTCGCGAACGTTAGACAAAATCGAAGTTTCTATCTTCAAAATGGG CAAGAAATTATTAAATGGTACAAAGATCGAATTAAAAATAAGATTGAGCCCCAGTTGCCAAAGTTCTTTAAAGACCTTCCCAATTTACCGGTTGA CGTACAACCCAACCCCATCGATGGCATCGATGGTCAGTATTTGGCCGGACCCCCTGACGGATCACGGCCTGGCACGTTTCAAGTCAATGTGTTCCATCCCGAAAAGTC TGTAACCATAGACTTCATGGCGTTACTTCTCCACGAGACAATTCCAGGCCATCATTTGCAG GGGAGTGTGCAGTCCACAAACGTTGGTCCCGCATACCGCAGATATAATCTTGATGATAAATACTTCCAACCGCCCTTTCTACCCCCATTTTATACTGCATATCTTGAG GGATGGGCTTTGTATGCTGAATCTCTAGGTGAAGAAATGGGATTGTACGAGGATGACTATGAACT TATGGGTAGGTATGGATCGGAAATCTTCAGAGCTTGTCGTCTTGTGGTTGATACCGGACTGCATCACTTCAA ttGGACTAGGAATAGGGCAATAGAATTCATGTTGAATTACACCGCGTACAGTGAGCAATCAATAACTACCGAGGTGGATAGATACTTAACATGGCCAGGCCAAGCGTGCGGATACAAGATTGGCGAACTGAAAATAAAGGAACTACGGGCAAAGGCACAGAAAGATTTGG gatCGAAGTTCGACATCAAAGACTTTCATTCTATCATTCTTAAAGATGGAGCCCTTCCCCTTGATATTTTAACGAAAAACGTCAACCAATGGATTGATGAAACCAAGAGGGCGTCATCTGTTACTGCAGCACCGTGTATTTCCAAAGCTTCTACGAACAGTAGACACCTTAATCTGTTAGTGGGCGCTGTTACGATGTGCTTCTTGTTCAAGTTTCGCGTGTTTTGA
- the LOC128182062 gene encoding uncharacterized protein LOC128182062 isoform X2, with product MDLRFHLLVIVVLFRLDVCVPNTLDDLQKDYGEWRLQRSPEYSTAMKFHKYNDKTETFAYNGFDEEFTKSTNLLNGLMNDVVYNQLSPKQKTDYDIFKDTLTTMINGYKWRDYNALNPINFLEGPQIDPSYLQSITPFDTVGDFENYLKRLEDYPKQADEMIERMNKAIEKKHTYHLVSVNRIPGQIDDVLKNAQPTTFPMYLPFKDRLPKSSIDENKKQDLDRKAQAAVSKIIDKYRHLKQYFNQTYFKHLRPNFGVNSWDNGTEFYKACLRWHLSLDITPDEVHEKGRKEVERISSEMKKIMVKLNHQGSVKEFFANVRQNRSFYLQNGQEIIKWYKDRIKNKIEPQLPKFFKDLPNLPVDVQPNPIDGIDGQYLAGPPDGSRPGTFQVNVFHPEKSVTIDFMALLLHETIPGHHLQISVASTVKIPDYRKYMAGYLFTVPYEVPFYTAYVEGWALYAESLGEEMGLYEDDYELMGRYGSEIFRACRLVVDTGLHHFNWTRNRAIEFMLNYTAYSEQSITTEVDRYLTWPGQACGYKIGELKIKELRAKAQKDLGSKFDIKDFHSIILKDGALPLDILTKNVNQWIDETKRASSVTAAPCISKASTNSRHLNLLVGAVTMCFLFKFRVF from the exons ATGGATTTGAGATTTCATTTACTGGTGATTGTTGTTCTTTTCAGATTAG ATGTATGTGTTCCAAATACCTTGGATGACCTACAGAAAGACTACGGGGAATGGCGTCTCCAGAGGTCTCCCGAGTACTCCACGGCCATGAAGTTTCACAAATACAACGATAAAACGGAGACATTCGCATACAACGGATTCGACGAGGAATTT ACTAAGTCGACTAATTTGCTGAATGGCCTAATGAACGATGTAGTCTACAATCAGCTCTCGCCGAAACAGAAGACGGACTATGACATCTTCAAGGATACATTAACAACCATGATCAACGGATACAAATGGAGAGA TTACAATGCCCTCAATCCAATCAACTTTCTAGAGGGCCCGCAAATCGATCCTTCCTATCTACAGAGTATAACTCCTTTTGACACAGTTGGTGATTTTGAAAACTACTTGAAACGTCTGGAAGATTATCCGAAACAGGCag ACGAGATGATAGAAAGAATGAATAAAGCAATTGAGAAAAAACATACTTACCATTTGGTTTCTGTT aaCAGAATCCCAGGGCAAATTGACGATGTTTTGAAAAATGCACAACCAACCACTTTTCCAATGTACTTACCTTTTAAGGATCGTTTGCCAAAGTCGAGTATTGATGAAAACAAAAA ACAAGATCTAGACAGAAAGGCACAAGCAGCAGTATCTAAAATAATAGACAAGTATAGACATTTAAAACAGTACTTTAATCAA acatattttaaacatctaAGACCAAATTTCGGGGTCAACAGCTGGGATAATGGAACCGAATTTTACAAAGCATGTCTGCGATGGCATTTGTCTCTAGATATAACACCAGATGAGGTTCATGAAAAAGGTCGCAAGGAAGTAGAAAGAATCTCATCGGAAATGAAAAAG ATTATGGTGAAACTTAACCACCAAGGCTCAGTTAAGGAATTTTTCGCGAACGTTAGACAAAATCGAAGTTTCTATCTTCAAAATGGG CAAGAAATTATTAAATGGTACAAAGATCGAATTAAAAATAAGATTGAGCCCCAGTTGCCAAAGTTCTTTAAAGACCTTCCCAATTTACCGGTTGA CGTACAACCCAACCCCATCGATGGCATCGATGGTCAGTATTTGGCCGGACCCCCTGACGGATCACGGCCTGGCACGTTTCAAGTCAATGTGTTCCATCCCGAAAAGTC TGTAACCATAGACTTCATGGCGTTACTTCTCCACGAGACAATTCCAGGCCATCATTTGCAG ATTAGTGTTGCATCCACAGTAAAAATACCTGACTATAGAAAGTACATGGCTGGCTATCTATTTACTGTTCCTTATGAAGTTCCATTTTACACAGCATATGTTGAG GGATGGGCTTTGTATGCTGAATCTCTAGGTGAAGAAATGGGATTGTACGAGGATGACTATGAACT TATGGGTAGGTATGGATCGGAAATCTTCAGAGCTTGTCGTCTTGTGGTTGATACCGGACTGCATCACTTCAA ttGGACTAGGAATAGGGCAATAGAATTCATGTTGAATTACACCGCGTACAGTGAGCAATCAATAACTACCGAGGTGGATAGATACTTAACATGGCCAGGCCAAGCGTGCGGATACAAGATTGGCGAACTGAAAATAAAGGAACTACGGGCAAAGGCACAGAAAGATTTGG gatCGAAGTTCGACATCAAAGACTTTCATTCTATCATTCTTAAAGATGGAGCCCTTCCCCTTGATATTTTAACGAAAAACGTCAACCAATGGATTGATGAAACCAAGAGGGCGTCATCTGTTACTGCAGCACCGTGTATTTCCAAAGCTTCTACGAACAGTAGACACCTTAATCTGTTAGTGGGCGCTGTTACGATGTGCTTCTTGTTCAAGTTTCGCGTGTTTTGA
- the LOC128181179 gene encoding uncharacterized protein LOC128181179 isoform X1 — translation MESWWKCALVGLVFLIRQGLCSSSASELAALQKEYGEWRLQRSPEYATTIGIYKYNDQVENYAYSGFEEEYNKCFSLLSRLKQNVNYNQLDAKEKIDYDVFNDSLSTIVQGNDWKDYNALNPIHFLEGPQIDPTYLPKTTPFDTVGDYENYIRRLELHPTQIDDMIGRFNKSIEKGHTYHRVSVSRVPGQIEKLLTSYNTTTFPYYKPLLDQLSELQTITDSKKTDLRERAKSAVEKIIQKLSELKQYLENVYFNHLRAGLGVNSWDNGAAFYRACLRWHLSLDMTPEEVHNKGLQEVERISSEMKKVMAKLNHQGSVKEFFDNIRSDPSFYLQTGDEIVQWYSDAIKNDIEPKLSAYFKDLPNLPVNVEPNPNDGVSGQYIPGPPDGSRPGVFQVNVHRPNQSVKIDFMALLIHETLPGHHLQAGIQLTAEIPGYRRYVLDDKYFQPSFLPPFYTAYIEGWALYAEYLGEEMKLYKTDYDLMGRYGSEIFRACRLVVDTGLHHYNWTREKAIEYMLNYTAFSEEMIAIEIDRYITWPGQACAYKIGELKIKELRKKAEDELGSKFDIREFHASVLKVGSLPLHVLEKIVNQWIVETKNKAAESSQTCTSNGANTNTYTSWISLAVIGLTFILQLT, via the exons ATGGAGTCGTGGTGGAAATGCGCTTTGGTTGGCCTTGTGTTTCTGATTAGACAAG GTTTATGTTCGTCTTCTGCATCTGAACTCGCTGCTCTGCAGAAGGAATACGGGGAATGGAGACTTCAGCGCTCCCCGGAATACGCCACCACTATTGGTATCTACAAGTATAACGACCAAGTGGAGAACTATGCTTATTCTGGATTTGAGGAGGAATAT aacaAATGTTTTAGTTTACTAAGTCGATTGAAACAGAACGTCAATTACAACCAGCTTGATGCAAAAGAGAAGATAGATTATGATGTCTTTAACGATTCACTGTCAACGATTGTTCAAGGCAATGATTGGAAAGA TTACAACGCCCTTAACCCCATTCACTTTCTGGAGGGTCCACAAATCGACCCCACGTACCTCCCCAAAACAACGCCTTTTGATACAGTCGGTGACTATGAAAACTACATCAGAAGATTAGAATTACATCCTACTCAG ATTGATGATATGATAGGGAGATTCAATAAATCTATAGAGAAAGGCCACACTTATCATAGAGTGTCAGTG AGCAGAGTTCCTGGACAAATTGAAAAGTTACTAACTAGCTACAATACAACAACCTTTCCATATTACAAGCCATTGCTGGATCAATTGTCGGAATTGCAAACTATTACCGATTCTAAAAA AACAGACCTTCGAGAAAGGGCAAAATCAGCTGTTGAGAAAATCATCCAGAAACTATCAGAATTAAAGCAGTATCTTGAAAAT GTTTACTTCAATCATCTAAGAGCCGGTTTAGGAGTAAATAGCTGGGATAATGGAGCAGCATTTTACAGAGCATGTCTGCGATGGCATCTTTCTTTGGATATGACACCTGAAGAAGTCCACAACAAAGGTCTTCAAGAAGTAGAAAGAATATCATCGgaaatgaaaaaa gTTATGGCAAAACTCAACCATCAGGGATCCGTGAAAGAGTTTTTTGATAACATCAGAAGTGACCCTTCTTTTTATTTGCAGACTGGT GATGAAATTGTGCAGTGGTACAGTGACgctattaaaaatgatattgaacCAAAATTATCAGCATATTTTAAAGATCTACCAAATTTGCCTGTTAA TGTGGAACCAAATCCTAATGATGGCGTTTCCGGTCAGTACATACCAGGTCCGCCAGATGGCTCTCGACCGGGAGTTTTTCAAGTGAACGTCCATCGTCCAAACCAATC CGTAAAAATTGACTTCATGGCTTTACTTATTCATGAAACACTTCCTGGTCATCATTTGCAG GCAGGTATACAGCTAACTGCAGAGATTCCGGGCTATCGTAGATATGTCCTCgatgataaatattttcagcCATCATTTCTTCCTCCATTTTATACTGCTTATATTGAG GGTTGGGCATTATATGCAGAGTATTTAGGAGAAGAGATGAAACTGTACAAGACAGATTATGATTT AATGGGAAGATATGGATCTGAAATATTCCGAGCCTGTCGTTTAGTGGTTGATACTGGCTTGCATCACTATAA ctGGACAAGAGAAAAAGCTATAGAATATATGCTGAACTATACTGCATTTAGTGAGGAAATGATTGCCATCGAAATTGACCGTTATATAACATGGCCGGGTCAAGCGTGTGCATACAAGATCGGTGaactaaaaattaaagaacTGCGTAAAAAGGCTGAGGATGAATTGG gttCAAAATTTGATATCAGAGAATTCCATGCTTCTGTTCTTAAAGTCGGATCTCTTCCGCTACACGTCCTTGAAAAGATTGTGAACCAATGGATTGTAGAAACAAAGAATAAGGCAGCAGAATCGTCTCAAACATGCACTTCTAATGGtgcaaatacaaatacatatacCAGCTGGATAAGTCTTGCCGTCATCGGGTTGACTTTCATTTTGCAACTAACCTAA
- the LOC128181179 gene encoding uncharacterized protein LOC128181179 isoform X2, with amino-acid sequence MESWWKCALVGLVFLIRQGLCSSSASELAALQKEYGEWRLQRSPEYATTIGIYKYNDQVENYAYSGFEEEYNKCFSLLSRLKQNVNYNQLDAKEKIDYDVFNDSLSTIVQGNDWKDYNALNPIHFLEGPQIDPTYLPKTTPFDTVGDYENYIRRLELHPTQIDDMIGRFNKSIEKGHTYHRVSVSRVPGQIEKLLTSYNTTTFPYYKPLLDQLSELQTITDSKKTDLRERAKSAVEKIIQKLSELKQYLENVYFNHLRAGLGVNSWDNGAAFYRACLRWHLSLDMTPEEVHNKGLQEVERISSEMKKVMAKLNHQGSVKEFFDNIRSDPSFYLQTGDEIVQWYSDAIKNDIEPKLSAYFKDLPNLPVNVEPNPNDGVSGQYIPGPPDGSRPGVFQVNVHRPNQSVKIDFMALLIHETLPGHHLQISVASTVKNPDFRKYMTGHFFNIPMEAAFYTSYVEGWALYAEYLGEEMKLYKTDYDLMGRYGSEIFRACRLVVDTGLHHYNWTREKAIEYMLNYTAFSEEMIAIEIDRYITWPGQACAYKIGELKIKELRKKAEDELGSKFDIREFHASVLKVGSLPLHVLEKIVNQWIVETKNKAAESSQTCTSNGANTNTYTSWISLAVIGLTFILQLT; translated from the exons ATGGAGTCGTGGTGGAAATGCGCTTTGGTTGGCCTTGTGTTTCTGATTAGACAAG GTTTATGTTCGTCTTCTGCATCTGAACTCGCTGCTCTGCAGAAGGAATACGGGGAATGGAGACTTCAGCGCTCCCCGGAATACGCCACCACTATTGGTATCTACAAGTATAACGACCAAGTGGAGAACTATGCTTATTCTGGATTTGAGGAGGAATAT aacaAATGTTTTAGTTTACTAAGTCGATTGAAACAGAACGTCAATTACAACCAGCTTGATGCAAAAGAGAAGATAGATTATGATGTCTTTAACGATTCACTGTCAACGATTGTTCAAGGCAATGATTGGAAAGA TTACAACGCCCTTAACCCCATTCACTTTCTGGAGGGTCCACAAATCGACCCCACGTACCTCCCCAAAACAACGCCTTTTGATACAGTCGGTGACTATGAAAACTACATCAGAAGATTAGAATTACATCCTACTCAG ATTGATGATATGATAGGGAGATTCAATAAATCTATAGAGAAAGGCCACACTTATCATAGAGTGTCAGTG AGCAGAGTTCCTGGACAAATTGAAAAGTTACTAACTAGCTACAATACAACAACCTTTCCATATTACAAGCCATTGCTGGATCAATTGTCGGAATTGCAAACTATTACCGATTCTAAAAA AACAGACCTTCGAGAAAGGGCAAAATCAGCTGTTGAGAAAATCATCCAGAAACTATCAGAATTAAAGCAGTATCTTGAAAAT GTTTACTTCAATCATCTAAGAGCCGGTTTAGGAGTAAATAGCTGGGATAATGGAGCAGCATTTTACAGAGCATGTCTGCGATGGCATCTTTCTTTGGATATGACACCTGAAGAAGTCCACAACAAAGGTCTTCAAGAAGTAGAAAGAATATCATCGgaaatgaaaaaa gTTATGGCAAAACTCAACCATCAGGGATCCGTGAAAGAGTTTTTTGATAACATCAGAAGTGACCCTTCTTTTTATTTGCAGACTGGT GATGAAATTGTGCAGTGGTACAGTGACgctattaaaaatgatattgaacCAAAATTATCAGCATATTTTAAAGATCTACCAAATTTGCCTGTTAA TGTGGAACCAAATCCTAATGATGGCGTTTCCGGTCAGTACATACCAGGTCCGCCAGATGGCTCTCGACCGGGAGTTTTTCAAGTGAACGTCCATCGTCCAAACCAATC CGTAAAAATTGACTTCATGGCTTTACTTATTCATGAAACACTTCCTGGTCATCATTTGCAG ATAAGTGTCGCGTCGACTGTCAAAAATCCcgattttagaaaatatatgaCTGGACATTTCTTCAATATTCCTATGGAAGCCGCGTTTTATACGTCGTATGTGGAG GGTTGGGCATTATATGCAGAGTATTTAGGAGAAGAGATGAAACTGTACAAGACAGATTATGATTT AATGGGAAGATATGGATCTGAAATATTCCGAGCCTGTCGTTTAGTGGTTGATACTGGCTTGCATCACTATAA ctGGACAAGAGAAAAAGCTATAGAATATATGCTGAACTATACTGCATTTAGTGAGGAAATGATTGCCATCGAAATTGACCGTTATATAACATGGCCGGGTCAAGCGTGTGCATACAAGATCGGTGaactaaaaattaaagaacTGCGTAAAAAGGCTGAGGATGAATTGG gttCAAAATTTGATATCAGAGAATTCCATGCTTCTGTTCTTAAAGTCGGATCTCTTCCGCTACACGTCCTTGAAAAGATTGTGAACCAATGGATTGTAGAAACAAAGAATAAGGCAGCAGAATCGTCTCAAACATGCACTTCTAATGGtgcaaatacaaatacatatacCAGCTGGATAAGTCTTGCCGTCATCGGGTTGACTTTCATTTTGCAACTAACCTAA